One part of the Sorangiineae bacterium MSr11954 genome encodes these proteins:
- a CDS encoding TolC family protein, which yields MVGLFAGVALLATLSLEDARGIAQQNLEVQVAALRVRQAEEQRRLARSAVLPQVTMRAGAAAQWVGPQRYSSTFQVGETDPSGAGGGSYERTSVDVPSYHQGVFELGVGISQLLYDGGRFWNDLARTRALVDAEKGRLSEQRLSVALETDRLYLDVWRVERSREVLDRAVEHASDQRKRAEAQFKYGRAQRRDVIDAELNQSNDDLRRARQEALIANARSALAAWLVLPDDQFALAPLAAVTDAPARADAPAPARADAPAPARADAPAPAPARADAPAPARADAPAPARADAPAPARADAPAPARADAPAPARADAPARADAPALADPRSAASAHAPSPALPRLLAQARTRRPLLAALIREREAAENQIVMARSTLLPRVTAEVSYLRQGNSANPFFTDPGKQNALQGGIVLTWNIFDGFATSAAVASAKLNLEQIKLESRRAELRIEMEIRQALALHQSSWNAYRIAERSRSLAAQDLKLAEERFDAGTGSTLEIRDAQIKWLQAELNAIEAEVDVRLARSTLTRVVGGE from the coding sequence CTTTTTGCGGGCGTCGCGCTGCTCGCAACCCTTTCCCTCGAGGACGCTCGCGGCATCGCGCAGCAGAACCTCGAGGTTCAAGTCGCTGCGCTGCGCGTGCGCCAGGCCGAGGAGCAGCGCCGCTTGGCGCGTTCGGCGGTGCTTCCGCAGGTCACGATGCGCGCAGGCGCCGCCGCGCAGTGGGTTGGGCCGCAGCGGTATTCGTCGACATTTCAGGTGGGCGAAACCGATCCCTCCGGCGCCGGAGGCGGCAGCTATGAGCGCACCTCCGTCGATGTGCCGTCGTACCATCAGGGCGTCTTCGAGCTGGGGGTCGGTATCTCGCAGCTGCTCTACGATGGCGGCCGCTTCTGGAACGATTTGGCGCGCACCCGCGCCCTGGTCGACGCCGAAAAAGGTCGCCTTTCGGAGCAGCGCCTCTCGGTCGCCCTCGAGACGGACCGCCTTTACCTCGACGTATGGCGGGTGGAACGCAGCCGCGAAGTCCTCGACCGCGCCGTGGAGCACGCGAGCGATCAGCGAAAGCGCGCCGAGGCGCAGTTCAAATACGGCCGCGCGCAGCGCCGCGATGTGATCGACGCCGAGCTGAATCAATCCAACGACGATCTCCGGCGCGCCCGGCAAGAAGCGCTCATCGCCAACGCGCGCAGCGCCCTGGCCGCATGGCTCGTCCTCCCCGACGACCAATTTGCATTGGCGCCCCTCGCAGCCGTCACCGATGCGCCCGCGCGCGCCGATGCGCCCGCGCCCGCGCGCGCCGATGCGCCCGCGCCTGCGCGCGCCGATGCGCCCGCGCCCGCGCCTGCGCGCGCCGATGCGCCCGCGCCTGCGCGCGCCGATGCGCCCGCGCCTGCGCGCGCCGATGCGCCCGCGCCCGCGCGCGCCGATGCGCCCGCGCCCGCGCGCGCCGATGCGCCCGCGCCCGCGCGCGCCGATGCGCCCGCGCGCGCCGATGCGCCCGCCCTCGCCGACCCACGCTCCGCCGCGAGCGCCCATGCGCCATCTCCCGCGCTCCCGCGCCTCTTGGCCCAAGCCCGCACCCGCCGCCCGCTGCTGGCGGCGCTCATCCGCGAACGCGAAGCCGCCGAAAACCAAATCGTCATGGCGCGCTCCACCCTGCTCCCCCGGGTGACCGCCGAGGTCAGCTACCTGCGACAAGGCAACAGCGCCAACCCCTTCTTCACCGATCCCGGAAAACAAAACGCCCTCCAAGGCGGAATCGTCCTCACGTGGAACATCTTCGACGGATTCGCCACCTCGGCGGCCGTCGCCAGCGCCAAGCTCAATCTCGAGCAGATCAAGCTCGAATCCCGCCGCGCCGAGCTGCGGATTGAAATGGAGATTCGCCAGGCGCTCGCCCTGCATCAATCGAGCTGGAACGCGTACCGCATCGCCGAGCGAAGCCGCTCCCTCGCCGCGCAGGACTTGAAGCTCGCCGAGGAGCGCTTCGACGCCGGCACCGGCAGCACCTTGGAGATCCGCGACGCCCAGATCAAATGGCTGCAAGCGGAGCTGAATGCCATCGAAGCCGAGGTGGACGTGCGCCTCGCCCGCTCGACCCTCACCCGCGTCGTGGGGGGCGAATGA
- a CDS encoding ABC transporter permease, with translation MISLARATLIHEWRRFVPAVFAVAFSGVLVLVQVALLVGAFANVSVYIDESRADLWVGFRDAPSVDMGRNIPERVMVSLWMHPEVTKVEAFNWAGGDFRRPDGAPISGYLVGVDTRPDALTFGRLLTPEQRRALDEPDGVLIDEADEEKLGVRVGDHAELNGRHVKVVGTVRGIRAVAGANIVSSLATARRIDPSLLHTEEVAYYLVKLREPERAEAVRDALQPTGTYRPFTVWTADEFARQSEMYWVMESGSGSGFAFSSLLGVAVGVVITSQTLMAAIVASLREYATLRALGVSLGALRRVVLEQSLWVGLIGLGITLVTTFALQAAADRLAVTMRVPVAAVVATAVLVLAISALSGLFAVRQLARAEPASLLR, from the coding sequence ATGATCTCGCTCGCGCGCGCGACCTTGATCCACGAGTGGCGCCGCTTCGTGCCGGCCGTGTTTGCCGTGGCCTTTTCGGGGGTGCTCGTGCTCGTGCAGGTGGCGCTCTTGGTGGGCGCGTTTGCCAATGTCAGCGTCTATATCGATGAATCGCGCGCCGATTTGTGGGTTGGATTCCGGGATGCACCGTCGGTCGACATGGGACGAAACATCCCCGAACGGGTCATGGTCTCCCTTTGGATGCACCCCGAGGTGACCAAGGTCGAAGCGTTCAACTGGGCCGGCGGCGACTTTCGCCGCCCCGACGGCGCGCCCATCAGCGGATATCTGGTCGGCGTCGACACGCGCCCGGACGCGCTCACCTTCGGCCGGCTCTTGACCCCCGAGCAGCGGCGCGCGCTCGACGAGCCGGATGGTGTGCTGATCGACGAGGCGGACGAGGAGAAGCTCGGGGTCAGGGTGGGCGATCACGCCGAGCTCAATGGACGCCATGTGAAGGTCGTGGGCACCGTGCGCGGCATTCGGGCCGTGGCGGGCGCCAACATCGTCTCCTCGCTCGCCACCGCCCGGCGCATCGATCCCTCGCTGCTGCACACCGAGGAGGTGGCCTACTACCTCGTCAAGCTTCGCGAGCCCGAGCGCGCGGAGGCCGTGCGCGACGCGCTGCAGCCCACGGGAACGTACCGCCCTTTTACCGTGTGGACCGCGGACGAGTTCGCGCGCCAGTCGGAGATGTATTGGGTCATGGAGTCCGGCTCCGGATCGGGCTTCGCGTTCTCGTCGCTGCTCGGGGTGGCGGTCGGCGTCGTCATCACCAGCCAGACCTTGATGGCCGCCATCGTGGCCTCGCTGCGCGAATATGCCACCTTGCGCGCGCTGGGGGTCTCGCTCGGCGCCCTTCGCCGGGTCGTCCTCGAGCAATCGCTCTGGGTGGGGCTCATCGGGCTCGGCATCACCTTGGTGACCACCTTTGCGCTTCAGGCCGCGGCCGATCGCTTGGCGGTGACAATGCGCGTCCCCGTCGCGGCCGTGGTGGCCACCGCGGTGCTCGTGCTGGCCATCTCCGCGCTCTCGGGCCTCTTTGCCGTACGTCAGCTCGCGCGCGCCGAGCCGGCGTCGCTCCTTCGGTGA
- a CDS encoding HlyD family efflux transporter periplasmic adaptor subunit: MILRTVFRLAPLAIAWALAAPALLSCSKPKEEPKVETTPWVAVAKGKVDIEGGVIKLAASRDGLIKQVFVEEGAKVKAGAPLAQLDDQQAVLSATVANREVAQARAALASLEVRQRAAEREVRRLEGLMASSAAPRGELDRARDEQALVVTDRAIARANIEVARARQALATYEVSLRTVRAPLDGQVIRRFARPGDGISTLNVTPLFLFAPDAKRIIRAELVDRFVPRVSPGMRAEVVVESDESQTYPAQVLRVGRVFGLKQPSDDPAEKVDQRVVECVLGIDSEEVRIGQRVLVRIF; encoded by the coding sequence ATGATTCTACGAACCGTTTTTCGTCTCGCGCCCCTCGCCATTGCGTGGGCGCTGGCCGCCCCGGCCCTGCTCTCGTGCTCGAAGCCGAAGGAGGAACCGAAGGTCGAAACCACCCCTTGGGTCGCGGTGGCCAAAGGCAAAGTGGATATCGAGGGCGGCGTCATCAAATTGGCGGCCAGCCGCGATGGCTTGATCAAACAGGTATTCGTGGAGGAGGGCGCCAAGGTGAAGGCCGGCGCACCCCTCGCGCAGCTCGACGATCAACAGGCGGTGCTCTCGGCCACCGTGGCCAATCGGGAGGTCGCCCAAGCGCGGGCGGCGTTGGCCTCCCTGGAGGTTCGGCAGCGGGCGGCCGAGCGCGAGGTGCGCCGCCTCGAGGGGCTCATGGCCTCCAGCGCCGCGCCGCGCGGCGAGCTCGATCGCGCCCGCGACGAGCAGGCGCTGGTGGTCACCGATCGGGCGATCGCGCGCGCCAACATCGAGGTCGCCCGCGCGCGCCAGGCGCTGGCCACGTACGAGGTGAGCCTGCGCACCGTGCGCGCGCCGCTCGACGGCCAAGTCATAAGAAGGTTTGCGCGGCCGGGCGACGGCATCAGCACCCTCAACGTGACCCCGCTGTTTCTCTTCGCCCCCGACGCCAAACGCATCATCCGCGCCGAGCTGGTCGACCGATTCGTGCCGCGCGTCTCGCCGGGCATGCGCGCCGAGGTGGTGGTCGAATCGGACGAATCGCAGACGTACCCCGCGCAGGTGCTGCGCGTGGGCCGCGTCTTCGGGCTCAAACAGCCCAGCGACGATCCGGCCGAAAAGGTCGACCAGCGCGTGGTCGAGTGCGTCCTCGGCATCGACTCCGAGGAGGTCCGCATCGGA
- a CDS encoding ABC transporter ATP-binding protein, producing MTRVPHTISAFELYRSFTSGKTTTDVLRGIDVAVQPAELTLIIGPSGSGKSTLLAILSGLLRPDRGSVHVLGEDLWRLSPAQLDAFRLAHMGFIFQGFNLFPALTSLEQLLLPLKYQGITGKPAMSRAERALDEVGLSGRAKSRPAELSGGEKQRVAIARALVKNPELLFADEPTSALDSKNGQVVIELLHRIAREHRTTVLGVTHDGRLLKHADRVIKVEDGLLVSDERKS from the coding sequence ATGACCCGCGTCCCCCACACCATCTCCGCCTTCGAGCTGTATCGCTCGTTCACCAGCGGCAAGACCACCACCGACGTGCTGCGCGGAATCGACGTGGCCGTGCAGCCGGCCGAGCTCACCTTGATCATCGGCCCCTCGGGCTCCGGAAAGAGCACCTTGCTCGCCATCCTGAGCGGCCTCCTGCGCCCCGATCGTGGCTCCGTGCACGTGCTGGGCGAAGATCTCTGGCGCCTCTCGCCCGCGCAGCTCGACGCGTTTCGGCTGGCGCACATGGGCTTCATCTTTCAAGGCTTCAACCTCTTTCCGGCCCTCACCTCGCTGGAGCAGCTGCTCTTGCCCTTGAAGTACCAAGGGATCACGGGAAAGCCGGCCATGTCGCGGGCCGAGCGCGCCCTCGACGAGGTGGGGCTCTCGGGCCGCGCCAAATCGAGGCCCGCGGAGCTGTCCGGCGGGGAAAAACAGCGGGTCGCCATCGCACGGGCGCTCGTGAAGAACCCCGAGCTCCTCTTCGCCGACGAGCCCACGAGCGCGCTCGATAGCAAAAATGGACAAGTCGTGATTGAACTGCTCCACAGAATCGCACGCGAACATCGAACGACGGTGCTGGGGGTCACCCACGATGGCCGCCTCCTGAAGCACGCCGATCGCGTCATCAAAGTCGAAGATGGGCTCCTCGTGAGCGACGAGCGCAAATCATGA